GGGCGAATCCGACCTGCCGTCCCCCGTCCGGCCGGCCGCGCTGCCGTTGTCGGTGCGCTGAGTCCGACCACTCGAGAGCACATCGCAACTCGCGCGGACAGGATGTTTTCATTCTGTTCGCGACGACCGCGGCTACCTACGTTGACCTGCCCGAACCCCACGTGGACTGCAAGTGTCCAATCGCCGCTGAGATAGAGATGGCGATACAACGCGACTAAGGTGATCACAGTGACACGGCGAACAAAGATTGTCTGCACCCTGGGTCCGGCCACCAGCAGCGACGAGAAGCTCAAAGAGCTCGTCTCCGCAGGTATGGACGTGGCGCGAATGAATATGAGTCATGGCACCCACGAGGTGCACCGCGAGGTGTACGCGAGGGTTCGCAAGGCCAGCGACGCGACGGAGAAGGCCGTCGGCATCCTGGCCGATCTGCAGGGACCGAAGATCCGGCTGGGCAAGTTCCAGGACGACGGCGCACTCAACGGTGAGGTCATGTGGGCTACCGGCGACGAGGTCCGCATCACCGTCGACGACGTGCTCGGCACCCAGAATCGGGTGTCGACGACCTACGAGAACCTCGCCGAGGACGTCAAGCCCGGCGATCGACTGCTGATCGACGACGGAAAGGTCGGTCTGGTCGCCACGGCGATCGACGGGAACGACGTCGTGTGTGCGGTCACCGAGGGCGGCCCGGTCAGCAACAACAAGGGCTTGTCACTGCCCGGTGTCGACGTGTCGGTGCCGGCGATGTCGGAGAAGGACATCGCCGACCTGGAGTTCGCGCTGGAGCTCGGCGTGGACATGATCGCGTTGTCGTTCGTGCGCAGCCCTGCCGACATCGAGCTCGTCCATGAGGTGATGGACCGGGTGGGTCGTCGTATCCCGGTGATCGCGAAGCTGGAGAAGCCGGAGGCGATCGAGAATCTCGAGGCGATCGTGCTCGCCTTCGACGCGATCATGGTCGCTCGCGGTGATCTGGGTGTGGAGCTGCCGCTCGAAGAGGTGCCGCTGGTGCAGAAGCGGGCGATCCAGATGGCCCGGGAGAACGCCAAGCCGGTGATCGTGGCGACGCAGATGCTGGACTCGATGATCGAGAACTCGCGCCCCACCCGCGCGGAGGCCTCCGATGTCGCCAACGCTGTGCTCGACGGTGCTGACGCGGTGATGTTGTCGGGCGAGACGTCGGTGGGCAAGTGGCCGATCGATGCGGT
This sequence is a window from Gordonia insulae. Protein-coding genes within it:
- the pyk gene encoding pyruvate kinase, whose amino-acid sequence is MTRRTKIVCTLGPATSSDEKLKELVSAGMDVARMNMSHGTHEVHREVYARVRKASDATEKAVGILADLQGPKIRLGKFQDDGALNGEVMWATGDEVRITVDDVLGTQNRVSTTYENLAEDVKPGDRLLIDDGKVGLVATAIDGNDVVCAVTEGGPVSNNKGLSLPGVDVSVPAMSEKDIADLEFALELGVDMIALSFVRSPADIELVHEVMDRVGRRIPVIAKLEKPEAIENLEAIVLAFDAIMVARGDLGVELPLEEVPLVQKRAIQMARENAKPVIVATQMLDSMIENSRPTRAEASDVANAVLDGADAVMLSGETSVGKWPIDAVLTMDKIARAVEGGSRDVPPLSHVPRTKRGIISYAARDIGERLEVKALVAFTQSGDTVRRLARLHSRLPLLAFTPMQEVRSQLALSWGTETFIVDHVDTTDHMIDQVDQQLLRIGRLAEGDVVVIVAGAPPGTVGSTNMIHVHRIGEQDH